A genomic segment from Sparus aurata chromosome 10, fSpaAur1.1, whole genome shotgun sequence encodes:
- the LOC115589657 gene encoding complement C1q-like protein 4, with product MSTSKPNMSDLGQSLYAMAEQLIALENRLKELEKDKTKVAFGTMLEKGGVHGPFKTDVTLAYNKVFTNIGDAYDSSSGVFTAPVAGVYYFTFFYHAGKKATNLQLFKNSQVIVRTSEEKTSYDTTDSGGNAVVLQLEERDEVYLRMDANCEIWAGDHHTSFSGFLVSKDK from the exons ATGTCCACCTCCAAACCCAACATGAGTGACCTGGGGCAATCCCTGTATGCCATGGCAGAACAACTGATAGCTTTGGAAAACAGGCTGAAGGAACTGGAGAAAG ACAAAACCAAGGTGGCATTCGGCACAATGTTAGAGAAAGGTGGGGTTCATGGACCATTCAAGACAGACGTAACTCTGGCTTACAACAAAGTGTTCACAAACATCGGGGATGCCTACGACAGCTCTTCAG GTGTCTTCACTGCACCTGTTGCAGGTGTTTATTATTTCACCTTCTTCTATCATGCTGGAAAAAAGGCAAcaaacctgcagctcttcaagAACAGTCAGGTTATAGTCCggacatcagaggaaaaaacGTCCTATGACACAACTGATAGTGGGGGAAATGCAGTTGTCTTGCAGCTAGAGGAAAGAGACGAGGTTTATCTGCGCATGGACGCAAATTGTGAGATTTGGGCAGGTGACCACCACACCTCATTCAGTGGTTTCCTGGTCTCTAAGGATAAGTGA